Genomic segment of Grus americana isolate bGruAme1 chromosome 27, bGruAme1.mat, whole genome shotgun sequence:
ccaaaactgaccaaagggatgttccgtaccatatgacatcatgctcagcaagaaaagctcaggggaaggaaggaaggaagaagtagTTCATGGTTATGATAATCCTGTGCCCAAATAACAGTCACGCAtgctgaagccctacttccttAGAAAGTGACTGGACATCTGGCTGGCAATGGGAAGCAGTGAGTGTATTCCTCTTTCAGCTTTGATCTGTTTGTCTGAGGAGGAGTCACTCCCTGCGGGATCCAGCCTCTCTGAAGCAAGGTCCAGAGGAAACTCCCAGCAACAGCTTGTGGCTGATCCCTCCATTTTCGGTGGTGCAGGGGATGTGAGCTAACACCCCCCCAGGCCTCAGGCATTTCCACAGGGATTCAGTGATGGCTCGTGGCCTTTCAAAGGCCACACACACCTCTGGGGATGTCCACCAAGACAAATCCCTTACACTGCCAGTGATGGGAAGGGGATGGAAGCAGGGACGAGTGGCATTGTCAATGTTTGTGTCTCCTGCAGTCTGGCCATCCTGGAGCACAGCGCTCTTCCCAGCTGTAGTATCTCCCAGAGACAAATCTCTGAGTGTGGAGATGGGAAAGGCTGCAGCTACAGCCTCAAGTCCGTCCAAGCATCTGTGAGCACTTGGTGACATCCCACACCCTGTGGCCGTGtgagggagggagctgagctgctcttttGCATGTCAGTAGTGATGTGCAAGGGCACAGAATTATAGTTTATTCAAGAGAaactggggagcaggagggctgaatttcctcctccccatccctccccatcaGCTACATAAAATAATCATGGGTGTGTGTCAAATACCTTGAGAATGTTTTAACACAACAAATCGTTTtgtgcagctcctgggcaccTGACAGACTAACCAGGAGGTGCATGTGTGGCTTAGCCCAACTTTGGGCTATTAAAGATCAAGGCTCTCTTAAAAGAGTTGAAAGACTGTGAGAGGTCAGAGCTGGCTTCAGTCCTTGTGTTTCCTCCTGACAGTTGGGGATGCCTGGTGTCATGACAGTGAATATTTAGAGACCAGAAACATAACAAAGAATATAACATAACCAAGtatattctttataaatatgtatgtgtgtgtgtatatatatattatttgctATAACATGTCaagtatagcaaaaaaaaaaaaaatattctgacacTGAAGGAATGTGTCACCTTAAATTAGTACCTCAAATCAAAATTACAGGTGTGACTAAACAAAACTTGTTTCCATGCATCATGCGGTCAGAGTGTTCCTGGCAAAGAACCTGGTTTGCTGAGTGGGAGCAGATGCCAGTTTCTCAGGCCTGTAGCTCATCAGGTGGACTTTCCTGCAGAGGAGACAGCCAGGTGGGAGGCGAGAGCAGGAAAGAAGCTTGTCCCCATTGCCACCATGCAGAATGAGTGCAACTGGTGCAGCCACGTTGCCAAAGCAGTGAGCTGACGCGGCCCACCGAGGGCTTCCTTGGCAACTGAATtagatgggaagggaggggtCCAGCTGGAGGGTGAACACCAAAACACCATACAGAGGGGAGTCACTAGACGGGAGTGGGGTGGGATAGCCTGGGCATGGGTTCCTGGGGCCACTGCTGATGCCTTTGGGTATCTGCAGTCTCTGCATGGAGCAGAGAAACATACCGAAAGCATTCAGTGTccaaagaaagaaggtaaaCTGTGCTGGCAAGAgcgttccccctcttccttgaCCATCACCAACAGGATGAGGAGTGCATCTGTGCAGCTTAGACTTGGATCCCCAGCACTTACATTTCAGTGTGAGGCTCCCAGGATACGCTGGGATCTCTTGTCCGTAGGAGCAACAGCACAAATGTCTGTGTCCACTGggcctccctctcctgcctttccagcccaggcagaggcagagaagaTGGTTCTCCCACACTGCATGTCCAACAGGACTGGAAGGAGTCATGCCCGCTTGCTCCCCTTGGCTAGCAAAGGAGCAAGGGAGGCCCCCGTGCACCTCTTGTGCTGGAGAGAGGAATCCTATCTGAGGGACATGCTGAAcgctctgctgccttcagctccaCACAagcccagcccctctgcctcaGAAGGTCTGAGGCTTTCTAATTCTGTGTGAGCTGATGAAGATGCAGTCATCTGAAGGGAAGTGAGGCGAATACCGTTTCTGGGGACTTTCCTGTTCACCAAATTCAGAGATGCCCCTGGTTCAGTtgccctgcctcagtttacGTCATGCTGTTGGGGTGTCagcactgcctggagctgttgaCAGTTTCCACCAGCTCAGAGCttccatcccaccagggggtCAATTATATTGTTTTTACTCCCTGCAGATCCTCAGGAGGGACACGTGGCAGCAGGAACCTTCAGAGTCTCCTTTCTGCTATAAACCCTGGGACGCTTCAGAGAGCTGGGAGCCttcaggtgctgctggagactcACCATCAGAgttgctgggaggagagggcaaGGGCAGAGTCAGGAATGAGCCCTGGTTCGGGGCTTGCAGTGAGGTCCAAGAAGTGAAGAAATGGTagggaaaaggcagaagctAAGACCTTGACCCTGGACTTCATTGACATCAGAGCAGATGTCACTCCTTCATGACAAGGACTGCAGGTTTGTGTGGATGTGCTGAGGGGGAGTGAAGGCTGGGCCTTATTAGTCAATCTGCTGCGTCtttgaacagaagaaatgaggGTGTAGAGACCCGAGTCTCAGCCTTGTCCTTTCCTGCACGTcttcccaccccagctccccactTCTCCCAGACGGCCCCGAGCCCCTGGCACAGTGAGACCCCGGGGACAGCCCCTGGACACTCTCCCACCTGAGCTGGCTGGGGGGAGCATTTGGGCAAGCTGCATGGGGCCAGACTGCCTGTGCCCTTTACTTCATCATTCACTGGGCTATTTCGGTTgtctctgggtttgttttactttttagttgttgctgggttttgcttgttttctcactCCCTCGGCATTAGAATCATGTAGGTTTTGTTCTGCAAGTCTCAGCTTCCTCAGTCCCGTGCGGTGGAGAGGGCTGGAGTGTCAGTTATTCTGAGTAGCTTTGGGCAAACTCTCAGGACATTTCCTGTGATTACCACCGCTGGAAGAAATGCATTCCAGCCTCAGAGGTGGGTGTGAGACACTTAGAGGGAACGGCTTGTGCAGAGAGGTGTGTTTCTCGGGCGTGAGCTTTCTCCAGTCATGTGCTGAGGCATGTCCCTGGCACTGGCCATGGCCCTGACCCTGATCCTCTCCCACCTCACCCCGTGGCACCCTGGGGATGACCTGCTCAGTGTCCTACTTTCTCAGGGAGCCCCACAGGCACTGCTGGCCACGCTgaggtcctgctgctgggctgggattTGCAGGGAGGCAGCCCCCAAGACCTCAGGAACCACTGCTGATGAAGGACAAATGTGAAGCAAATAGTTCTGCCCAGCAGCtttcaatcacagaatcacagagcagctgggcttGGAAGCCACTTCAGGACATCATCCAGTCCACCTCCCCCCTTCCTAAAAGCAGGGGCAGCTAGAGCAAGTGGCTCAGGACCATGTCCCGTCTAGATTTTAATATTCACAAGGGTGGACCCTTCGTAACCTTTTTGGGcaactgttccagtgtttgaccaccctatCTTtcaatggaatttcctgtatttcagtgtgtCCTTTCTTcagggcaccactgaaaaatgtCTGGATTGGTCTCCTTAAACCTTCCCATTATTCTCCTCTGCACAACCTCTCCCATGCGGCTTGGTTGACTCCCAGTTACCCCttccctatctttttttttttgatcccttccttttaactttttatgctgcattttgaCCTACAATGTGTTttttagcatctctctggcagTCCCACAGCACAGTCCATTGGTCATCTGAGCCAGTAACGCCTGATGTGCCCTTTCTCAATTGGAAGAAATTGGCCTGTTGGGTGGATGGGAAGGAGTGGGGCGGGAATCCCTTCCTTCTCATGTGAGTGCTTCAGAGAGCTGTGGCCACTCACCCTGCGATGTGCCCATCCCTTGCTTTGGAGGAAGGGTGGTGTCTGGCGTGACGTTTCACACAGTGGGCTTTTTTGGAGAGAGGGGTTCCTTTTCTCTGGcacactttctctttcctgagagTAGAAGGTTGTCGATCCTCAACGACTATAACATGTTTTCCAGGGCATACCCAGCGGCATATGACCgttgtttgtttctctgtgagCAAATGCACTTCATGGATTTATTCTGTAGTGAGAAAGAAGAACTTCCATTGAGCAGCTCACCTCCAGAGTCTGCAGTGGCTCTGTGGGATGAGTGTTCTTTACCCATCaggaagaacatttattttatgctttcactAGGCATGAAATACATAAAGCTAgtgtgaacagaaaaatgtcctACACAAAAAAACGTGGAAGGTAAACgctgaaatgtgtttctttctcgTAGCCCCTCTTTGTgacaactgagaaaataaaagacaaacaacATTGCATGGCCGAAGGGGAAAGGGACAATGGGACAGCATCCATGGATTTTGTGCTGCTGGGAATACGTGATGTCCCCACGCTCCAGTacctgctctttctcctcttgcttaTGATCTACTCAGTCACCATGATTGGGAACATCCTCATTGttgtgctggtggtggcagacCGGCATCTGCACgcccccatgtacttcttcctgggCAATCTGTCCTCCTTGGAGACCTGCTACAGCTCCACCATCCTGCCACGGCTGCTGGCCAGCTTCTTGTCTGGGgagagcagcatctctgctcacGGCTGCATGGCTCAGTTCTACTTCTTTGCTTCCCTTGCAACTACTGAGTGTTACCTTCTGGCGGCCATGTCCTACGATCGGTACTTGGCCATATGCCAGCCTCTGCTCTATGCCAGCCTCATGACCTGGAAGGTCTCTTTACACCTGGCAGCTGCATCTTGGctagggggttcactgctgctggtggtagTCACAGTGTTCTTATCCCAGTTGCAGTTCTGTGGCCCCAAGGCAATTGACCACTTCTTCTGTGAGTTTACTCCATTGCTGGAGCTTGCCTGCAGTAACGCCAAGGTGTTCACGCTCATTGGGTTTGTCTTTGCCTTTCTGGACCTAATGTTTCCATTCCTGTTCACGCTGGCCTCCTACGTGTGCATCATAGCTGCCATCCTGAGGATCCCGTCCAGCACGGGCAGACAGAAGGCCTTCTCTACCTGCTCCTCTCACCTCTCCGTTGTCACTGTTTACTATGGCACCCTCTTTGTTGTCTACATGCTACCTAGAACAGGCCCGCTGAGGCAGCTCAACAAAGTGTTCTCCTTTTTCTACACCATCCTGATGCCCCTGGTCAATCCCCTCATCTACAGCCTGCGGAACAGGGAGGTCAAGGAGGCCATCGGGAAAGTGCTCAGGAAAGCCCTGGCCTGCACCCAGAGCTCATGCTCCCTTGGTGACGCAGGCAAAAGATGCTTCTAGCTCCTTTGGAAGCTCTGGATACCAGCTGGCTCTTCCAAAGCACATGCCACTGAGACCTCTTGTGAAgtggcaaagggaagaaagcaaaaggtcCTTGGAGAGAAAtatcattgtttaaaaaaaaatgttgaaaatgtcatgggtttgcttt
This window contains:
- the LOC129196928 gene encoding olfactory receptor 1013-like → MAEGERDNGTASMDFVLLGIRDVPTLQYLLFLLLLMIYSVTMIGNILIVVLVVADRHLHAPMYFFLGNLSSLETCYSSTILPRLLASFLSGESSISAHGCMAQFYFFASLATTECYLLAAMSYDRYLAICQPLLYASLMTWKVSLHLAAASWLGGSLLLVVVTVFLSQLQFCGPKAIDHFFCEFTPLLELACSNAKVFTLIGFVFAFLDLMFPFLFTLASYVCIIAAILRIPSSTGRQKAFSTCSSHLSVVTVYYGTLFVVYMLPRTGPLRQLNKVFSFFYTILMPLVNPLIYSLRNREVKEAIGKVLRKALACTQSSCSLGDAGKRCF